From a single Eleginops maclovinus isolate JMC-PN-2008 ecotype Puerto Natales chromosome 18, JC_Emac_rtc_rv5, whole genome shotgun sequence genomic region:
- the tbx2b gene encoding T-box transcription factor TBX2b isoform X2, translating into MRDPVFTGTAMAYHPFHAHRPTDFPMSAFLAAAQPSFFPALSLPPGALTKTMSDHGLAGAAEAALHPALSHHQAAHLRSMKSLEPEEEVDDDPKVTLEAKDLWDQFHKLGTEMVITKSGRRMFPPFKVRINGLDKKAKYILLMDIVAADDCRYKFHNSRWMVAGKADPEMPKRMYIHPDSPATGEQWMAKPVAFHKLKLTNNISDKHGFTILNSMHKYQPRFHIVRANDILKLPYSTFRTYVFPETEFVAVTAYQNDKITQLKIDNNPFAKGFRDTGNGRREKRKQLTMPSLRMYEDQCKADRDGADSDASSSEPPGRDPVHSPLGADSSPLRFSRPSRDDKTCTDSEQELDHPDERCTGSNSPGPEPVSPYSSRCEERIRDRPSTEKKEDSHFSIRNLEKDKAESRHRKDTTDVLTKDSEAGGISATKEAFSPLMVQTESPSHFSPGHLQSLALSGLHSQQFFNPLSAGSPLFFHPGQFAMAPGAFSAMGMGHLLASVSGASGLENGGHSGQGTGGTPNPFPFHLSQHMLASQGIPMPPFGGLFPYPYTYMAAAAAAASASALPATSTSSPLSRNPFLTASRPRLRFNPYQLPVSLPQSSSLLTTSLQSCLNLGSESSKPGSRETSPAPELHSNHKTGGSSVRAASPKTSVKDSVNELQSIQRLVSGLEGQREPSPRADSPK; encoded by the exons ATGAGAGATCCAGTTTTCACGGGGACTGCAATGGCTTATCACCCTTTCCACGCACACCGGCCGACCGACTTCCCTATGTCCGCTTTTCTAGCGGCCGCGCAGCCTTCGTTCTTCCCGGCGCTCAGCCTCCCTCCCGGGGCTCTCACCAAGACCATGTCGGACCACGGCCTCGCTGGGGCGGCAGAAGCTGCGCTCCACCCGGCCCTCAGCCACCACCAGGCTGCTCATCTCCGCAGCATGAAGAGCCTGGAGCCCGAGGAAGAGGTGGACGACGACCCCAAAGTTACACTGGAAGCCAAGGATCTTTGGGACCAGTTTCATAAACTCGGGACTGAGATGGTTATTACCAAGTCCGGGAG GAGGATGTTCCCTCCGTTCAAAGTTCGAATAAACGGACTCGATAAAAAAGCCAAATACATCCTTCTGATGGACATCGTGGCGGCGGACGACTGCCGCTACAAGTTCCACAACTCCCGCTGGATGGTGGCGGGCAAGGCCGACCCGGAGATGCCCAAGAGGATGTACATCCACCCGGACAGCCCGGCCACCGGCGAGCAGTGGATGGCCAAGCCTGTTGCTTTCCATAAACTCAAGCTGACAAACAACATTTCAGACAAGCACGGATTT ACCATCCTGAACTCTATGCACAAGTACCAGCCCCGGTTCCACATAGTGCGGGCCAACGACATCCTGAAGCTCCCCTACAGCACCTTCAGGACCTACGTGTTCCCGGAGACAGAGTTCGTGGCAGTGACAGCGTATCAGAACGACAAG ATAACGCAGCTGAAGATTGACAACAACCCTTTTGCCAAAGGATTCAGAGACACGGGGAacgggaggagagagaaaag GAAACAGCTAACCATGCCGTCGCTCAGGATGTATGAAGACCAGTGCAAGGCGGATCGGGATGGTGCGGATTCGGACGCCTCGTCTAGCGAACCCCCAGGCCGCGACCCCGTGCACTCCCCGCTGGGAGCCGACAGCAGCCCACTGAGGTTCAGCAGGCCAAGCCGAG ATGATAAAACATGCACTGACAGCGAGCAGGAGCTGGATCATCCTGACGAGCGCTGCACTGGCTCCAACAGCCCGGGACCTGAACCTGTGTCCCCCTACAGCTCAAGGTGTGAGGAGCGCATCAGGGACAGGCCGAGCACAGAAAAGAAGGAGGACTCCCATTTCAGTATAAGGAACCTTGAGAAGGACAAAGCGGAGAGCAGGCACAGGAAGGACACCACAGACGTGTTGACAAAGGACTCAGAGGCCGGAGGCATTAGTGCCACTAAGGAGGCCTTCTCCCCTCTCATGGTCCAGACCGAGAGCCCCTCGCACTTCAGCCCGGGCCACTTACAAAGCCTGGCTCTGTCTGGCCTGCACAGTCAGCAGTTTTTTAACCCTCTAAGCGCTGGATCACCGCTGTTTTTTCACCCTGGGCAGTTCGCCATGGCCCCCGGAGCCTTTTCTGCTATGGGCATGGGGCATCTATTGGCCTCTGTATCCGGAGCAAGTGGTTTGGAAAACGGCGGCCACTCTGGCCAGGGCACAGGAGGAACCCCCAACCCCTTCCCCTTCCATCTTTCCCAGCACATGCTCGCCTCTCAG GGCATCCCCATGCCGCCATTTGGTGGTCTGTTCCCGTACCCCTACACCTACATGGCGGCCGCTGCAGCAGCGGCCTCTGCCTCCGCCCTCCCCGCCACCAGCACCTCCAGTCCCCTCTCCAGGAACCCCTTTCTGACTGCGTCACGTCCCAGACTCCGATTCAACCCTTACCAGCTCCCAGTGTCGCTGCCACAGAGTTCCAGTTTGCTTACCACCAGTCTGCAGAGCTGCCTCAACCTAGGGTCCGAATCCTCCAAACCAGGCAGCAGGGAGACCAGCCCGGCCCCAGAGCTCCACAGCAACCACAAGACAGGAGGGTCCAGTGTGAGGGCTGCATCTCCTAAAACTTCAGTGAAGGACTCAGTGAATGAGCTGCAAAGCATCCAGAGACTGGTGAGCGGCCTGGAGGGCCAGAGGGAGCCCTCCCCCAGGGCAGACTCTCCCAAGTGA
- the tbx2b gene encoding T-box transcription factor TBX2b isoform X3, with protein sequence MRDPVFTGTAMAYHPFHAHRPTDFPMSAFLAAAQPSFFPALSLPPGALTKTMSDHGLAGAAEAALHPALSHHQAAHLRSMKSLEPEEEVDDDPKVTLEAKDLWDQFHKLGTEMVITKSGRRMFPPFKVRINGLDKKAKYILLMDIVAADDCRYKFHNSRWMVAGKADPEMPKRMYIHPDSPATGEQWMAKPVAFHKLKLTNNISDKHGFVQTILNSMHKYQPRFHIVRANDILKLPYSTFRTYVFPETEFVAVTAYQNDKITQLKIDNNPFAKGFRDTGNGRREKRMYEDQCKADRDGADSDASSSEPPGRDPVHSPLGADSSPLRFSRPSRDDKTCTDSEQELDHPDERCTGSNSPGPEPVSPYSSRCEERIRDRPSTEKKEDSHFSIRNLEKDKAESRHRKDTTDVLTKDSEAGGISATKEAFSPLMVQTESPSHFSPGHLQSLALSGLHSQQFFNPLSAGSPLFFHPGQFAMAPGAFSAMGMGHLLASVSGASGLENGGHSGQGTGGTPNPFPFHLSQHMLASQGIPMPPFGGLFPYPYTYMAAAAAAASASALPATSTSSPLSRNPFLTASRPRLRFNPYQLPVSLPQSSSLLTTSLQSCLNLGSESSKPGSRETSPAPELHSNHKTGGSSVRAASPKTSVKDSVNELQSIQRLVSGLEGQREPSPRADSPK encoded by the exons ATGAGAGATCCAGTTTTCACGGGGACTGCAATGGCTTATCACCCTTTCCACGCACACCGGCCGACCGACTTCCCTATGTCCGCTTTTCTAGCGGCCGCGCAGCCTTCGTTCTTCCCGGCGCTCAGCCTCCCTCCCGGGGCTCTCACCAAGACCATGTCGGACCACGGCCTCGCTGGGGCGGCAGAAGCTGCGCTCCACCCGGCCCTCAGCCACCACCAGGCTGCTCATCTCCGCAGCATGAAGAGCCTGGAGCCCGAGGAAGAGGTGGACGACGACCCCAAAGTTACACTGGAAGCCAAGGATCTTTGGGACCAGTTTCATAAACTCGGGACTGAGATGGTTATTACCAAGTCCGGGAG GAGGATGTTCCCTCCGTTCAAAGTTCGAATAAACGGACTCGATAAAAAAGCCAAATACATCCTTCTGATGGACATCGTGGCGGCGGACGACTGCCGCTACAAGTTCCACAACTCCCGCTGGATGGTGGCGGGCAAGGCCGACCCGGAGATGCCCAAGAGGATGTACATCCACCCGGACAGCCCGGCCACCGGCGAGCAGTGGATGGCCAAGCCTGTTGCTTTCCATAAACTCAAGCTGACAAACAACATTTCAGACAAGCACGGATTTGT ccaGACCATCCTGAACTCTATGCACAAGTACCAGCCCCGGTTCCACATAGTGCGGGCCAACGACATCCTGAAGCTCCCCTACAGCACCTTCAGGACCTACGTGTTCCCGGAGACAGAGTTCGTGGCAGTGACAGCGTATCAGAACGACAAG ATAACGCAGCTGAAGATTGACAACAACCCTTTTGCCAAAGGATTCAGAGACACGGGGAacgggaggagagagaaaag GATGTATGAAGACCAGTGCAAGGCGGATCGGGATGGTGCGGATTCGGACGCCTCGTCTAGCGAACCCCCAGGCCGCGACCCCGTGCACTCCCCGCTGGGAGCCGACAGCAGCCCACTGAGGTTCAGCAGGCCAAGCCGAG ATGATAAAACATGCACTGACAGCGAGCAGGAGCTGGATCATCCTGACGAGCGCTGCACTGGCTCCAACAGCCCGGGACCTGAACCTGTGTCCCCCTACAGCTCAAGGTGTGAGGAGCGCATCAGGGACAGGCCGAGCACAGAAAAGAAGGAGGACTCCCATTTCAGTATAAGGAACCTTGAGAAGGACAAAGCGGAGAGCAGGCACAGGAAGGACACCACAGACGTGTTGACAAAGGACTCAGAGGCCGGAGGCATTAGTGCCACTAAGGAGGCCTTCTCCCCTCTCATGGTCCAGACCGAGAGCCCCTCGCACTTCAGCCCGGGCCACTTACAAAGCCTGGCTCTGTCTGGCCTGCACAGTCAGCAGTTTTTTAACCCTCTAAGCGCTGGATCACCGCTGTTTTTTCACCCTGGGCAGTTCGCCATGGCCCCCGGAGCCTTTTCTGCTATGGGCATGGGGCATCTATTGGCCTCTGTATCCGGAGCAAGTGGTTTGGAAAACGGCGGCCACTCTGGCCAGGGCACAGGAGGAACCCCCAACCCCTTCCCCTTCCATCTTTCCCAGCACATGCTCGCCTCTCAG GGCATCCCCATGCCGCCATTTGGTGGTCTGTTCCCGTACCCCTACACCTACATGGCGGCCGCTGCAGCAGCGGCCTCTGCCTCCGCCCTCCCCGCCACCAGCACCTCCAGTCCCCTCTCCAGGAACCCCTTTCTGACTGCGTCACGTCCCAGACTCCGATTCAACCCTTACCAGCTCCCAGTGTCGCTGCCACAGAGTTCCAGTTTGCTTACCACCAGTCTGCAGAGCTGCCTCAACCTAGGGTCCGAATCCTCCAAACCAGGCAGCAGGGAGACCAGCCCGGCCCCAGAGCTCCACAGCAACCACAAGACAGGAGGGTCCAGTGTGAGGGCTGCATCTCCTAAAACTTCAGTGAAGGACTCAGTGAATGAGCTGCAAAGCATCCAGAGACTGGTGAGCGGCCTGGAGGGCCAGAGGGAGCCCTCCCCCAGGGCAGACTCTCCCAAGTGA
- the tbx2b gene encoding T-box transcription factor TBX2b isoform X1 — protein sequence MRDPVFTGTAMAYHPFHAHRPTDFPMSAFLAAAQPSFFPALSLPPGALTKTMSDHGLAGAAEAALHPALSHHQAAHLRSMKSLEPEEEVDDDPKVTLEAKDLWDQFHKLGTEMVITKSGRRMFPPFKVRINGLDKKAKYILLMDIVAADDCRYKFHNSRWMVAGKADPEMPKRMYIHPDSPATGEQWMAKPVAFHKLKLTNNISDKHGFVQTILNSMHKYQPRFHIVRANDILKLPYSTFRTYVFPETEFVAVTAYQNDKITQLKIDNNPFAKGFRDTGNGRREKRKQLTMPSLRMYEDQCKADRDGADSDASSSEPPGRDPVHSPLGADSSPLRFSRPSRDDKTCTDSEQELDHPDERCTGSNSPGPEPVSPYSSRCEERIRDRPSTEKKEDSHFSIRNLEKDKAESRHRKDTTDVLTKDSEAGGISATKEAFSPLMVQTESPSHFSPGHLQSLALSGLHSQQFFNPLSAGSPLFFHPGQFAMAPGAFSAMGMGHLLASVSGASGLENGGHSGQGTGGTPNPFPFHLSQHMLASQGIPMPPFGGLFPYPYTYMAAAAAAASASALPATSTSSPLSRNPFLTASRPRLRFNPYQLPVSLPQSSSLLTTSLQSCLNLGSESSKPGSRETSPAPELHSNHKTGGSSVRAASPKTSVKDSVNELQSIQRLVSGLEGQREPSPRADSPK from the exons ATGAGAGATCCAGTTTTCACGGGGACTGCAATGGCTTATCACCCTTTCCACGCACACCGGCCGACCGACTTCCCTATGTCCGCTTTTCTAGCGGCCGCGCAGCCTTCGTTCTTCCCGGCGCTCAGCCTCCCTCCCGGGGCTCTCACCAAGACCATGTCGGACCACGGCCTCGCTGGGGCGGCAGAAGCTGCGCTCCACCCGGCCCTCAGCCACCACCAGGCTGCTCATCTCCGCAGCATGAAGAGCCTGGAGCCCGAGGAAGAGGTGGACGACGACCCCAAAGTTACACTGGAAGCCAAGGATCTTTGGGACCAGTTTCATAAACTCGGGACTGAGATGGTTATTACCAAGTCCGGGAG GAGGATGTTCCCTCCGTTCAAAGTTCGAATAAACGGACTCGATAAAAAAGCCAAATACATCCTTCTGATGGACATCGTGGCGGCGGACGACTGCCGCTACAAGTTCCACAACTCCCGCTGGATGGTGGCGGGCAAGGCCGACCCGGAGATGCCCAAGAGGATGTACATCCACCCGGACAGCCCGGCCACCGGCGAGCAGTGGATGGCCAAGCCTGTTGCTTTCCATAAACTCAAGCTGACAAACAACATTTCAGACAAGCACGGATTTGT ccaGACCATCCTGAACTCTATGCACAAGTACCAGCCCCGGTTCCACATAGTGCGGGCCAACGACATCCTGAAGCTCCCCTACAGCACCTTCAGGACCTACGTGTTCCCGGAGACAGAGTTCGTGGCAGTGACAGCGTATCAGAACGACAAG ATAACGCAGCTGAAGATTGACAACAACCCTTTTGCCAAAGGATTCAGAGACACGGGGAacgggaggagagagaaaag GAAACAGCTAACCATGCCGTCGCTCAGGATGTATGAAGACCAGTGCAAGGCGGATCGGGATGGTGCGGATTCGGACGCCTCGTCTAGCGAACCCCCAGGCCGCGACCCCGTGCACTCCCCGCTGGGAGCCGACAGCAGCCCACTGAGGTTCAGCAGGCCAAGCCGAG ATGATAAAACATGCACTGACAGCGAGCAGGAGCTGGATCATCCTGACGAGCGCTGCACTGGCTCCAACAGCCCGGGACCTGAACCTGTGTCCCCCTACAGCTCAAGGTGTGAGGAGCGCATCAGGGACAGGCCGAGCACAGAAAAGAAGGAGGACTCCCATTTCAGTATAAGGAACCTTGAGAAGGACAAAGCGGAGAGCAGGCACAGGAAGGACACCACAGACGTGTTGACAAAGGACTCAGAGGCCGGAGGCATTAGTGCCACTAAGGAGGCCTTCTCCCCTCTCATGGTCCAGACCGAGAGCCCCTCGCACTTCAGCCCGGGCCACTTACAAAGCCTGGCTCTGTCTGGCCTGCACAGTCAGCAGTTTTTTAACCCTCTAAGCGCTGGATCACCGCTGTTTTTTCACCCTGGGCAGTTCGCCATGGCCCCCGGAGCCTTTTCTGCTATGGGCATGGGGCATCTATTGGCCTCTGTATCCGGAGCAAGTGGTTTGGAAAACGGCGGCCACTCTGGCCAGGGCACAGGAGGAACCCCCAACCCCTTCCCCTTCCATCTTTCCCAGCACATGCTCGCCTCTCAG GGCATCCCCATGCCGCCATTTGGTGGTCTGTTCCCGTACCCCTACACCTACATGGCGGCCGCTGCAGCAGCGGCCTCTGCCTCCGCCCTCCCCGCCACCAGCACCTCCAGTCCCCTCTCCAGGAACCCCTTTCTGACTGCGTCACGTCCCAGACTCCGATTCAACCCTTACCAGCTCCCAGTGTCGCTGCCACAGAGTTCCAGTTTGCTTACCACCAGTCTGCAGAGCTGCCTCAACCTAGGGTCCGAATCCTCCAAACCAGGCAGCAGGGAGACCAGCCCGGCCCCAGAGCTCCACAGCAACCACAAGACAGGAGGGTCCAGTGTGAGGGCTGCATCTCCTAAAACTTCAGTGAAGGACTCAGTGAATGAGCTGCAAAGCATCCAGAGACTGGTGAGCGGCCTGGAGGGCCAGAGGGAGCCCTCCCCCAGGGCAGACTCTCCCAAGTGA